A stretch of Roseibium porphyridii DNA encodes these proteins:
- a CDS encoding DUF2336 domain-containing protein: MIEDILNLAQETTPEKRHQLVEHVTELFVNGADSYQTEEITLFNTVLEKMLPTMEREQKKDVSEQLAPIDSTSTEIANQLAREEIDIARPMLTQSKALASEDILRLAKTMGQGHLLAISKRDNLEPKVTDVLLERGESPVKQSVAANSGAEFSDWGSRLLIKLAERDDKIRDAMMERADVSEADYEKLIAQMPSEQQKRIREMRSQNEELIHDLFHKASKVVASSKLERKATRIDSKAVLKEIRAGQRTLGKAITKLALSNNLLDICFLLAEMAGLEQKYVTNVMVRYDATGVAVLCRALGVDNTDYTALCKARAMHNKQPQSTVENWINDYQSLTDRDARRLLSFMKIRLSSLESEAAA; the protein is encoded by the coding sequence ATGATCGAAGATATTCTTAATCTCGCCCAGGAAACCACGCCGGAAAAACGCCATCAGCTCGTCGAACATGTTACCGAGCTGTTTGTAAATGGTGCGGACAGTTACCAGACCGAAGAGATCACACTCTTCAATACGGTGCTTGAAAAGATGTTGCCGACGATGGAGCGGGAACAGAAGAAAGACGTGTCCGAACAGTTGGCCCCGATCGACAGCACGTCAACGGAGATTGCCAACCAGTTGGCCCGCGAAGAGATCGATATCGCCCGTCCGATGCTAACCCAATCCAAAGCACTGGCAAGCGAAGACATTCTCCGTTTAGCCAAGACAATGGGGCAAGGTCACCTGCTGGCCATTTCCAAGCGCGACAATCTTGAACCAAAGGTCACCGACGTTCTTCTGGAGCGTGGTGAAAGCCCGGTCAAACAGTCCGTTGCCGCCAACTCCGGAGCAGAATTCTCCGATTGGGGCTCCCGCCTGCTCATCAAGCTCGCCGAACGCGATGACAAGATCCGCGACGCGATGATGGAACGGGCAGACGTCAGCGAAGCGGACTATGAGAAGCTCATCGCACAGATGCCGAGCGAGCAACAAAAGCGCATTCGTGAGATGCGGTCGCAAAACGAAGAACTCATTCACGACCTCTTCCACAAGGCAAGCAAGGTCGTTGCCAGCTCGAAACTGGAACGCAAGGCAACCCGGATCGACTCCAAGGCTGTCCTGAAAGAAATCCGTGCCGGCCAGCGCACGCTCGGCAAGGCTATTACCAAACTGGCACTGTCAAACAACCTGCTGGATATCTGTTTTCTGCTCGCAGAAATGGCTGGCCTGGAACAGAAATACGTCACCAACGTCATGGTTCGGTACGACGCAACAGGTGTAGCCGTTCTTTGTCGCGCACTTGGCGTGGACAACACAGACTACACCGCATTGTGCAAGGCACGCGCCATGCACAACAAGCAGCCGCAATCGACGGTGGAAAACTGGATAAACGACTATCAGTCGCTGACGGACCGGGATGCGCGCCGCCTGCTGTCCTTCATGAAAATCCGCCTTTCATCGCTCGAAAGCGAGGCAGCTGCCTAA
- a CDS encoding bifunctional alpha/beta hydrolase/OsmC family protein, translated as MASRPQKLEFDGAHGAKLAARLDLPAGKIRAFALFAHCFTCSKDIPAARHIAGALSAEGIAVLRFDFTGLGGSGGDFSSTGFSSNVEDLKLAADFLRKNYEAPQLIIGHSLGGAAVLSVAGDIPEVRAVVTIGAPSDADHVIHNFKGAEDEIREKGLGEVDLAGRTFTIRKEFLEDLEAQSVKSKTAKLGKPLLVLHAPLDETVGIDNATSIFVAAKHPKSFVSLDKADHLLTRSEDAAHAARVIAGWASGYLDMDEGTKNAPVSEGVDVVETGQGKFQAMVAAGHHRLIADEPTSYGGLDSGPSPYGYLSAALGACTVMTLRMYADRKGLQLDRIGTRVFHDKVHAADCQECSEEQKARGGKIDRFERVISLEGDLDAQTRARMLEIADKCPVHRTLEAGAAVVTREDAK; from the coding sequence ATGGCAAGTCGACCGCAGAAACTGGAATTTGACGGCGCGCATGGTGCAAAACTGGCGGCGCGGTTGGATCTTCCGGCTGGCAAGATTCGGGCATTTGCATTGTTCGCTCATTGCTTTACCTGCTCAAAAGACATCCCTGCCGCGCGCCACATTGCTGGTGCTCTTTCGGCCGAGGGTATTGCAGTTCTTCGCTTCGACTTCACTGGACTTGGCGGCAGCGGGGGTGATTTTTCGTCCACCGGATTTTCTTCCAACGTCGAAGACCTGAAGCTGGCCGCCGACTTTTTGCGCAAGAACTACGAAGCACCGCAGCTCATTATCGGCCACTCCCTTGGGGGAGCTGCTGTCTTGAGCGTTGCTGGCGACATTCCTGAAGTGCGCGCGGTGGTGACCATCGGAGCGCCTTCTGACGCCGATCATGTGATCCACAATTTCAAAGGGGCGGAAGACGAAATTCGGGAAAAGGGCCTTGGCGAAGTTGATCTCGCAGGCCGGACCTTCACCATACGGAAGGAGTTTCTGGAGGATCTGGAGGCGCAGTCCGTGAAATCAAAAACGGCCAAACTCGGCAAACCGTTGCTTGTTCTGCACGCGCCTCTGGATGAAACAGTCGGCATTGACAACGCGACCAGTATTTTCGTCGCTGCCAAACACCCGAAGAGTTTTGTATCGCTCGACAAGGCGGATCATCTGCTCACTCGAAGCGAGGACGCGGCCCATGCGGCGCGTGTCATCGCCGGTTGGGCAAGTGGATATCTCGACATGGACGAAGGGACGAAGAATGCCCCGGTATCGGAAGGCGTTGATGTCGTCGAGACGGGGCAGGGCAAGTTCCAGGCGATGGTTGCTGCTGGCCATCATCGGTTGATTGCCGATGAACCGACTTCTTATGGCGGTCTGGACAGCGGCCCGTCACCCTACGGTTACCTGTCGGCAGCTCTCGGCGCCTGTACGGTGATGACGTTGCGCATGTATGCCGACCGCAAGGGGCTGCAACTTGACCGCATCGGGACGCGGGTTTTTCATGACAAGGTGCATGCGGCCGATTGCCAGGAGTGCTCTGAGGAGCAGAAAGCCCGGGGCGGCAAGATCGATCGCTTCGAGCGCGTTATCTCTCTGGAAGGCGATCTGGATGCCCAAACGCGCGCGCGCATGCTTGAAATAGCCGACAAGTGTCCAGTCCATCGGACGCTGGAGGCTGGTGCTGCTGTTGTGACCCGCGAAGACGCAAAATAG
- a CDS encoding cytochrome c-type biogenesis protein, with amino-acid sequence MWKTYFSAIVLSFCLMVPSANAVTPDEVLDDPVLEQRARALSAELRCMVCQNQSIDDSDAPLAKDLRVLVRERLVAGDSDKQVIDYLVSRYGEFVLLKPRLAWHTILLWAAGPISLIAGMIAIVLTLRGRSKRLQAEAGSAHTKLSAEEEQRLKALLEKTD; translated from the coding sequence ATGTGGAAGACATACTTTTCAGCCATCGTCCTGAGTTTCTGCTTGATGGTTCCCTCTGCAAACGCTGTCACACCGGACGAGGTCCTGGATGACCCGGTTTTGGAACAGCGTGCACGAGCGCTTTCAGCTGAACTCCGCTGCATGGTGTGCCAGAACCAGTCCATTGATGACAGCGATGCACCTTTGGCAAAAGACCTGCGGGTCCTCGTACGCGAAAGGCTTGTGGCTGGTGACAGCGACAAGCAGGTGATCGACTATCTGGTGTCGCGCTACGGCGAATTTGTTTTGCTGAAGCCCAGGCTTGCCTGGCATACGATCCTTTTGTGGGCAGCTGGCCCGATTTCCCTGATCGCCGGCATGATCGCAATTGTCCTGACGCTTCGAGGGCGCTCGAAACGATTGCAGGCCGAGGCAGGCTCGGCGCATACGAAACTCTCAGCTGAAGAAGAGCAGCGCCTCAAAGCCTTGCTGGAAAAAACGGACTGA
- a CDS encoding heme lyase CcmF/NrfE family subunit, with product MIIEFGHYALVLAFALTLVQSIIPFWGGITGNERLMAVASPVSVMLFILVLISFIVLTLAYLNSDFSVLNVVQNSHSAKPFLYKFTGVWGNHEGSMLLWVLILVFFGALVGFFGGNLPADLRALTLAVQGWVTAGFILFLLATSNPFQRVVNPPLEGADLNPILQDIGLAIHPPLLYVGYVGFSITFSFAVAALILGRTDAAWARWVRPWTLLAWCFLTLGIAMGSYWAYYELGWGGWWFWDPVENASFMPWLAGTALLHSAIVMEKREALKVWTILLAIFTFSLSLLGTFLVRSGVLTSVHAFATDPARGVFILGLLCFFIGGSLALYAWRAPMLKQGGLFAPISREGGLVLNNLFLTAACAAVFVGTLYPLVLDAITGETISVGAPFFNLTFGPLMIPLLMAVPFGPILSWKRGDLLAACQRLYVALGIALAMTLFTFWLWGMEKVLAPLGVGLGVWVMAGAVSEILTRVKLFEIGLKRGISRLWGLPGSAWGTAVAHFGVGVTVLGIVTASAFQEEHIQTMRPGDSVELSGYQVTFDGAAPRRGPNYTEEVGHFTIRKGGVVVSELDPSKRVYTARQMPTTEAGIYTTGFSQVYLSLGESRGDGAVDVRVYFKPMITLIWIGCVIMSLGAVFSMADRRLRVGAPKPSRKRTAAAAPAPAE from the coding sequence ATGATCATCGAATTCGGACACTATGCGCTGGTACTCGCGTTCGCTCTGACGCTGGTGCAATCCATCATCCCATTCTGGGGCGGTATCACGGGAAACGAACGGCTGATGGCGGTTGCCTCTCCAGTCTCCGTGATGCTTTTCATCCTGGTCTTGATATCCTTCATTGTCCTGACCCTGGCTTACCTGAATTCTGACTTTTCCGTTCTGAACGTCGTGCAGAATTCACATTCGGCAAAGCCGTTCCTCTATAAGTTCACAGGGGTTTGGGGCAATCACGAAGGGTCGATGTTGCTCTGGGTGCTTATCCTGGTGTTTTTCGGCGCCTTGGTTGGCTTTTTCGGCGGCAACCTGCCGGCTGATCTCAGGGCTCTGACCCTTGCCGTTCAAGGCTGGGTGACCGCCGGTTTCATACTGTTCCTTCTGGCAACGTCAAATCCGTTCCAGCGGGTTGTGAACCCGCCGCTGGAAGGCGCGGATCTCAATCCGATCCTTCAGGACATTGGCCTGGCAATCCATCCGCCGCTTCTTTATGTCGGCTATGTCGGGTTTTCCATCACCTTTTCATTCGCGGTTGCTGCCCTGATCCTGGGGCGGACTGACGCCGCGTGGGCACGATGGGTCCGCCCGTGGACACTGCTTGCCTGGTGCTTTCTCACACTCGGCATCGCGATGGGCTCGTACTGGGCCTACTACGAGCTCGGCTGGGGTGGCTGGTGGTTCTGGGATCCGGTTGAGAATGCCAGTTTCATGCCCTGGCTGGCCGGGACTGCGCTTTTGCATTCCGCAATCGTCATGGAAAAGCGTGAAGCGCTGAAGGTCTGGACGATCCTGCTGGCGATCTTCACCTTTTCGCTCTCGCTTCTTGGAACCTTCCTTGTCCGTTCGGGTGTCCTGACCTCAGTACACGCATTCGCTACCGACCCGGCGCGTGGTGTGTTCATCCTGGGCTTATTGTGCTTCTTCATCGGTGGTTCTCTGGCGCTTTATGCCTGGCGTGCGCCGATGTTGAAGCAAGGCGGATTGTTTGCCCCGATCAGTCGGGAGGGAGGGCTTGTTCTGAACAACCTCTTCCTGACAGCCGCCTGCGCGGCCGTTTTTGTCGGCACGCTTTATCCCCTGGTGCTGGACGCGATAACGGGTGAAACGATCTCCGTCGGCGCACCGTTCTTCAACCTGACATTCGGACCGTTGATGATACCGCTTTTGATGGCGGTTCCCTTCGGACCGATACTCTCCTGGAAGCGAGGGGACCTGCTGGCGGCCTGTCAGAGGCTTTACGTTGCACTGGGTATTGCGCTGGCAATGACCCTGTTCACATTCTGGCTCTGGGGCATGGAAAAGGTCCTGGCGCCGCTCGGTGTCGGTCTGGGTGTATGGGTCATGGCCGGTGCGGTTTCTGAGATCCTGACGCGCGTGAAGCTGTTTGAAATCGGCTTGAAGCGGGGCATCTCCAGACTTTGGGGACTTCCGGGTTCAGCCTGGGGAACTGCGGTTGCGCATTTCGGTGTCGGGGTGACGGTTCTTGGTATTGTGACCGCATCCGCTTTTCAGGAAGAACACATTCAGACAATGCGTCCCGGCGACTCGGTTGAGCTGTCCGGTTATCAGGTAACCTTTGACGGAGCCGCTCCCAGGCGGGGACCCAACTACACCGAAGAGGTCGGTCACTTCACGATCCGCAAAGGTGGTGTCGTTGTCAGCGAACTCGATCCATCCAAAAGGGTTTATACCGCGCGGCAAATGCCAACGACGGAAGCCGGGATTTACACGACCGGATTTTCTCAGGTCTATTTGTCGCTTGGTGAGAGTCGCGGCGATGGCGCGGTTGATGTCAGGGTCTATTTCAAGCCGATGATCACATTGATCTGGATTGGCTGCGTGATCATGTCACTCGGGGCGGTCTTCTCGATGGCTGACAGGCGTCTTCGCGTCGGCGCGCCCAAACCCTCACGAAAACGCACCGCGGCGGCAGCGCCAGCACCGGCAGAGTAG
- the ccmE gene encoding cytochrome c maturation protein CcmE, producing the protein MTRKQMRLTLIGSAGAVLAVALGLILFALNDQIVFFQSPTDITQNTIPDGQRIRLGGLVEEGSIVRSDNAQVEFRVTDMENVVQVSYKGILPDLFREGQGVVTEGIIGTNGIFVADSVLAKHDENYMPKEVAEALKDQGHWQGGEATAN; encoded by the coding sequence ATGACAAGAAAACAAATGAGATTGACGCTGATCGGATCGGCTGGTGCCGTTCTGGCCGTGGCGCTTGGGCTGATCCTGTTTGCCCTAAATGATCAGATCGTCTTTTTCCAAAGTCCAACTGACATCACGCAAAACACGATCCCCGACGGACAACGCATAAGACTGGGTGGTCTTGTCGAAGAAGGCTCCATCGTCCGCTCTGACAACGCTCAGGTTGAATTCCGCGTGACCGACATGGAGAACGTGGTTCAGGTGTCCTATAAAGGTATTCTGCCGGATCTCTTCCGTGAGGGGCAGGGTGTTGTCACGGAAGGTATCATCGGGACCAACGGTATTTTCGTCGCAGACAGCGTTCTGGCAAAACACGACGAGAACTATATGCCCAAGGAGGTTGCCGAAGCCCTGAAGGATCAAGGGCACTGGCAAGGTGGAGAGGCGACTGCAAACTAG
- the ccmI gene encoding c-type cytochrome biogenesis protein CcmI, with the protein MMFWILIAALTAAATLAVLVPLSRNRQPADAASKADEAVYREQLETVDRDLKRGLIEPEAAEAARTEIARRLLSANERQTQTVEKSERSLQNKIAIGLAIVFLPAATFGLYVLLGSPDQPDQPLSARLEGPAQGQSVDVLVARVERHLAENPEDGQGWAVIAPVYMSIGQPESSARAYANALRIVGPNADWLTDMGEALTIANQGLVTADARKAFDQAVSLQPEAVKPRFFLAMALGQEGRTDEAIAAWEQLLEGEDETQAWVGAARAQLAELQGTAPPLANRPGPTEEDVAATSDMTAEDRQTMIQGMVSGLAERLSAEGGSVDEWNQLMRAYMVLGEKQKAETALKDALTAYAENPDDLSLIKDAADQLGLTGS; encoded by the coding sequence ATGATGTTCTGGATCCTTATTGCAGCATTGACGGCAGCCGCAACGCTTGCGGTTCTCGTTCCGCTTTCAAGAAACCGCCAACCTGCCGACGCCGCTTCAAAGGCGGATGAGGCTGTTTATCGCGAACAGCTTGAAACTGTGGATCGCGACCTGAAAAGGGGGCTGATCGAGCCGGAAGCTGCCGAGGCAGCGCGTACGGAGATCGCGCGCCGTCTATTGTCGGCTAACGAGCGGCAGACTCAAACAGTTGAAAAGAGCGAGAGGTCTCTCCAGAACAAGATTGCAATCGGCCTGGCAATTGTTTTCCTGCCGGCTGCAACTTTCGGCCTCTATGTCCTCCTCGGGTCACCGGATCAGCCGGACCAGCCGCTGTCAGCGCGCCTCGAAGGACCTGCGCAGGGCCAGTCTGTTGATGTGCTGGTTGCCCGCGTTGAGCGCCACCTTGCCGAAAATCCCGAAGACGGCCAGGGCTGGGCGGTGATTGCACCGGTTTATATGTCCATTGGGCAACCAGAGAGTTCGGCAAGAGCCTACGCGAACGCGCTTCGCATTGTCGGTCCGAATGCCGATTGGCTGACCGACATGGGTGAAGCGCTCACAATTGCCAATCAGGGCCTGGTGACAGCAGATGCACGAAAGGCCTTTGACCAGGCAGTGAGCCTGCAACCCGAAGCGGTGAAACCACGCTTTTTCCTGGCGATGGCACTTGGACAGGAAGGTCGGACGGATGAGGCGATAGCTGCCTGGGAACAGCTCCTTGAAGGCGAGGATGAAACGCAGGCTTGGGTGGGTGCAGCGCGTGCTCAACTTGCGGAACTTCAAGGAACAGCGCCTCCGCTGGCGAATCGGCCAGGACCCACGGAAGAAGATGTTGCCGCCACATCAGATATGACAGCCGAAGATCGCCAGACCATGATCCAGGGAATGGTTTCCGGTCTTGCCGAGCGGCTTTCGGCGGAAGGCGGAAGCGTGGATGAATGGAACCAGCTCATGCGCGCTTACATGGTTCTAGGTGAAAAACAGAAGGCGGAAACCGCCTTGAAAGATGCTCTGACGGCTTATGCCGAAAATCCGGATGATTTGTCTCTGATCAAGGACGCTGCCGATCAGTTAGGCTTAACTGGATCATGA
- a CDS encoding RT0821/Lpp0805 family surface protein, with the protein MRFRSAICLALFTALAGCSMTSGTKDTSGLGSFFGDPNANVAGSEANAAISVLVNNEFGDALEPSDRRAAEDAQNRALRAKGVGVSVAWQNDRTGRSGQVRPGPVYYVNETGCREFTHEMVLRGQILQARGTACETDRGKWQVIG; encoded by the coding sequence ATGCGTTTTCGCAGTGCCATATGTCTTGCTCTGTTCACCGCTCTGGCCGGCTGTTCCATGACATCCGGCACGAAGGACACCAGCGGATTGGGGTCGTTTTTCGGCGATCCGAACGCGAATGTCGCAGGCTCTGAAGCCAACGCTGCAATTTCGGTGCTCGTAAACAACGAGTTCGGAGATGCGCTTGAACCTTCGGACCGACGGGCAGCAGAAGATGCTCAGAACCGGGCGTTGCGGGCCAAGGGTGTCGGCGTGTCAGTGGCCTGGCAAAATGACCGTACCGGCCGCAGTGGCCAGGTGCGTCCTGGTCCGGTTTATTATGTGAATGAGACTGGCTGTCGAGAGTTCACTCATGAAATGGTTCTGCGAGGGCAAATCCTGCAGGCACGGGGTACAGCCTGTGAGACCGATCGTGGCAAGTGGCAAGTCATCGGTTGA
- a CDS encoding ATP-binding protein: MTAEPAEEAPNVKARPQRSLAARLVLVAAVWSTIALALAGVFLVSLYQRASERAFDTQLEIHIKALISEMLETDADAPEAAARVTAPTYRGDPRFSLPLSGWYWTVRRADSSAILYASESLVGDPLNVPEIGDAESAVGFITGPTGDEIRVLQQRISIEDVPYIIAVGAATAGFWADIAEFSRMVAITLCVVGLGLILAIFLQVRVGLRPLSRLRASLSAVRQGEADRIDEALPREIAPLAVELNALIVSNREIVERARTHVGNLAHGLKTPLSVISNEARASGGPLAEKVSEQTAIMSTQIQHHLERARMAAQRRVIGVSCETEPVLSRLIRAMGKIYRDKGVAVTFDQAPEIRFRGESQDLEEMGGNLIDNACKWAVSKVAVKVETLLDPTTNRDMFSITVEDDGPGLTPEERAEAVKRGRRLDETVPGTGLGLSIVADLAALYGGKFTLDGSDLGGLKAKLILPSLTRE; this comes from the coding sequence GTGACAGCTGAACCGGCTGAAGAGGCTCCAAACGTCAAAGCGCGGCCGCAGCGGTCGCTCGCAGCCAGGCTCGTTCTTGTCGCGGCTGTTTGGTCAACCATTGCTCTGGCCCTTGCAGGCGTGTTTCTTGTCAGCCTGTATCAGCGGGCAAGCGAGCGTGCTTTTGACACGCAGCTGGAAATTCATATCAAGGCGCTGATCTCCGAAATGCTGGAGACCGATGCCGATGCGCCTGAAGCTGCTGCACGCGTGACTGCGCCGACCTATCGCGGCGACCCAAGATTTTCGCTGCCACTGTCAGGTTGGTATTGGACTGTGCGGCGGGCGGACAGTTCAGCGATCCTCTATGCTTCTGAATCGCTTGTCGGTGACCCGTTGAACGTTCCGGAAATTGGAGACGCGGAAAGCGCGGTTGGTTTCATCACCGGGCCGACTGGCGATGAAATCAGGGTGTTGCAGCAAAGGATTTCCATAGAAGACGTGCCCTACATCATTGCCGTTGGTGCTGCCACGGCGGGCTTTTGGGCCGATATTGCCGAATTCAGCCGTATGGTCGCAATCACGCTCTGCGTCGTCGGACTGGGTCTGATTCTGGCAATTTTCCTTCAGGTTCGCGTCGGTTTGCGGCCATTGTCACGTTTGCGCGCGTCTTTAAGCGCAGTGCGTCAGGGAGAGGCAGACCGAATTGATGAAGCTCTGCCGCGCGAGATTGCGCCTCTTGCAGTGGAACTCAATGCTCTGATTGTCTCCAACAGGGAGATTGTCGAACGGGCCCGTACTCATGTCGGCAACCTCGCCCACGGGCTTAAGACCCCATTGTCGGTGATTTCCAATGAGGCTCGAGCGTCCGGTGGGCCGCTTGCCGAAAAGGTTTCGGAACAGACCGCTATCATGTCGACGCAAATACAGCATCACCTGGAGCGGGCTCGCATGGCTGCACAGCGCCGGGTGATCGGCGTTTCGTGCGAGACCGAACCGGTTCTGTCCCGTCTGATCCGAGCCATGGGCAAAATCTATCGCGACAAAGGCGTTGCGGTGACGTTCGATCAGGCACCCGAGATCCGGTTCCGTGGAGAGAGTCAGGATCTGGAAGAAATGGGCGGTAATCTGATTGACAATGCTTGCAAATGGGCTGTTTCGAAGGTCGCGGTAAAAGTCGAAACGCTACTGGACCCGACAACCAACCGGGACATGTTCTCAATTACCGTCGAAGATGACGGTCCAGGATTGACACCCGAAGAGCGCGCTGAAGCCGTCAAACGTGGCCGCAGGTTGGATGAAACTGTTCCTGGAACTGGATTGGGCCTGTCGATCGTTGCGGATCTTGCTGCTCTCTACGGCGGCAAATTCACGTTGGACGGGTCGGATTTGGGCGGTTTGAAGGCGAAACTCATCCTGCCGTCGCTCACCAGGGAATAG
- a CDS encoding response regulator transcription factor, with product MRILVVEDDTDLNRQLVTALEEAGYVVDSATDGEDGHFLGDTEPYDAVVLDLGLPTLDGLSVLENWRRDGRTMPVLILTARDRWSDKVAGIDAGADDYVAKPFHMEEVLARVRALVRRAAGHASNELTCGPVRLDLRAGRVTVDGNPIKLTSHEYRLLSYLLHHQGKVISRTELTEHLYDQDFDRDSNTVEVFVGRLRKKIGSDLIETIRGLGYRLGDASDS from the coding sequence ATGCGCATTCTCGTTGTTGAAGATGATACGGATCTGAACCGCCAACTGGTTACCGCTCTCGAAGAGGCAGGTTATGTGGTTGACAGCGCCACGGATGGCGAGGACGGACACTTTCTGGGCGATACAGAGCCCTATGATGCAGTTGTACTCGATCTTGGTCTGCCAACGCTCGACGGTCTCTCTGTCCTGGAAAACTGGCGTCGCGACGGACGCACGATGCCGGTTCTGATCTTGACCGCGCGCGACCGCTGGTCGGACAAAGTAGCTGGGATTGACGCAGGCGCTGATGATTATGTCGCAAAACCCTTCCACATGGAGGAAGTCCTTGCGCGCGTCAGAGCGCTGGTGCGGCGCGCGGCCGGTCATGCTTCCAATGAATTGACGTGCGGCCCCGTTCGGCTCGACCTTCGGGCTGGCAGGGTTACGGTTGATGGTAATCCCATCAAACTGACCTCTCACGAGTACAGGCTTTTGTCCTACCTTCTCCACCACCAGGGCAAGGTCATCTCCCGCACGGAGCTGACGGAACATCTTTATGATCAGGACTTCGATCGGGACTCAAACACAGTCGAAGTCTTTGTTGGCCGTCTTCGCAAGAAAATTGGATCAGACCTGATAGAAACCATAAGAGGGCTTGGGTACCGCCTCGGAGACGCCAGTGACAGCTGA
- a CDS encoding PepSY domain-containing protein: MKQLVALLIVFFAAVTPASAACLSQAQARDAVASGKAAPLGAVAGRAGGEIVKAQLCQQGGGYVYKLSVLKGGKVTTVTVNASR; the protein is encoded by the coding sequence GTGAAACAGCTCGTTGCCCTTTTAATCGTGTTTTTTGCCGCCGTGACCCCGGCAAGCGCGGCCTGCCTGTCTCAGGCGCAGGCCCGCGATGCGGTGGCGAGCGGCAAGGCAGCGCCCCTCGGCGCAGTCGCGGGTCGTGCTGGCGGGGAAATCGTCAAGGCACAACTGTGCCAACAAGGCGGCGGCTATGTTTACAAGCTGTCGGTTCTGAAGGGCGGTAAGGTGACGACGGTCACAGTCAACGCCAGTCGCTAG
- a CDS encoding glycosyltransferase, producing MTKQNIGSLLMISLHGYVAGSPELGKPDTGGQVVFVLELAKRFARLGYRVDVMTRQFEDQPAEDIINENLRVVRVPFAGKEFVRKEDMHDWYGDFVTNALAMIRAKNLHYDVINSHYWDAGVSGQKIAEELQIPHIHTPHSLGWWKEHDMTGAGDEEMAGYRFEERIQREFVLYRNCDHVISTTEQQTDLIVEHYQLPKEHITMIPPGIDEGRFMPATPGKVEDARARHDMKDTDIYVVGRAAENKGYDLIIEALPKILELQPDARLVLAAGANSESDIALLNQWKQTAADMGVGDRISWRGYVEDEDLADLYRAPGIFALPSRYEPFGMTAVEAMACGTPTVVTVHGGLFEQIEFGKHALIADPKRPEEFATMVNMPMQYPWIRETLAVEGARFARRVFGWTGIARRTLQVFEHFKGRYDDLQTEDMLLG from the coding sequence ATGACTAAGCAAAACATCGGTTCACTGCTGATGATTTCATTACATGGCTATGTCGCCGGCTCGCCAGAGTTGGGCAAACCCGACACTGGTGGTCAGGTTGTTTTTGTTCTGGAGCTGGCTAAGCGCTTCGCACGCCTCGGCTACAGGGTGGATGTCATGACGCGCCAGTTCGAAGACCAGCCAGCTGAAGATATTATCAATGAAAACCTGCGGGTTGTCAGAGTGCCGTTTGCGGGTAAGGAGTTTGTGCGCAAGGAAGACATGCACGACTGGTACGGCGATTTTGTCACGAACGCTTTGGCCATGATACGCGCCAAGAACTTGCATTATGACGTGATCAACAGCCACTACTGGGATGCAGGCGTGTCTGGACAGAAAATCGCGGAAGAACTGCAGATACCGCACATACACACACCGCACTCTCTTGGCTGGTGGAAAGAACATGACATGACCGGCGCCGGTGACGAGGAGATGGCTGGCTACCGGTTCGAGGAGCGCATTCAGAGAGAATTTGTTCTCTACAGGAACTGCGATCATGTGATCTCAACGACTGAGCAGCAGACCGATCTCATCGTCGAACACTATCAGCTGCCCAAAGAGCACATCACCATGATTCCGCCCGGGATTGACGAGGGCCGGTTCATGCCGGCAACGCCGGGTAAAGTTGAGGATGCCAGGGCCCGGCACGACATGAAAGACACCGACATCTATGTGGTCGGCAGAGCTGCGGAAAACAAAGGCTATGACCTTATTATCGAAGCCTTGCCCAAAATTCTGGAACTTCAACCGGACGCACGGCTGGTTCTGGCCGCAGGTGCGAATTCCGAAAGCGACATCGCTCTCCTGAACCAATGGAAACAGACGGCTGCCGACATGGGGGTTGGCGACCGGATCAGCTGGCGCGGATATGTCGAAGACGAAGACCTTGCAGATCTTTATCGTGCCCCTGGGATATTTGCCCTGCCATCGCGTTACGAACCATTTGGAATGACTGCGGTTGAGGCCATGGCTTGCGGAACCCCGACAGTCGTCACTGTTCACGGCGGCCTTTTTGAACAAATCGAATTTGGAAAACACGCGCTAATCGCTGATCCCAAAAGACCTGAAGAATTTGCCACCATGGTCAATATGCCGATGCAGTATCCCTGGATCCGGGAAACGCTCGCCGTTGAGGGCGCAAGATTTGCACGGCGTGTTTTTGGCTGGACCGGGATCGCCCGGCGGACGCTTCAGGTCTTTGAGCACTTCAAGGGCCGATATGACGATTTGCAAACCGAAGACATGCTTCTTGGCTAA